From the genome of Vicia villosa cultivar HV-30 ecotype Madison, WI linkage group LG2, Vvil1.0, whole genome shotgun sequence, one region includes:
- the LOC131647196 gene encoding uncharacterized protein LOC131647196, whose protein sequence is MELEDEEWELCCNDGLVYKRKRRRFNAPPESSSVSEEKRLENLRKERKKQTLLKLKSKLEKEIGQWEHLSNTLRSLQISSSTQLQQQKQQQERDETPSLPSTSSSTQSSFLDDLIFQVEAQETIISDISNLCDVAEAICLKQEQSLFELPIWSTPLELMQELSFDD, encoded by the exons ATGGAGTTAGAGGATGAAGAGTGGGAACTCTGCTGCAACGATGGTTTGGTCTACAAACGCAAACGCCGTCGATTCAACGCTCCGCCGGAGTCCTCCTCGGTGTCGGAGGAGAAAAGATTGGAGAACTTACGGAAAGAAAGGAAGAAACAGACGCTTTTGAAGCTTAAATCTAAGTTAGAGAAGGAAATTGGTCAGTGGGAACATTTGTCGAACACCTTGCGCTCATTACAAATTTCTTCTTCAACTCAACTTCAACAACAGAAACAGCAGCAGGAGAGAGATGAAACCCCATCTCTTCCTTCCACTTCTTCCTCTACTCAATCATCGTTCTTGGACGATTTGATATTCCAG GTGGAAGCTCAGGAAACAATCATTAGTGATATTTCTAATTTATGCGACGTTGCAGAAGCAATATGCCTCAAACAAGAACAATCTTTGTTTGAATTACCAATATGGTCTACACCACTTGAGCTTATGCAAGAGTTAAGCTTTGATGATTGA